One window of the Zea mays cultivar B73 chromosome 3, Zm-B73-REFERENCE-NAM-5.0, whole genome shotgun sequence genome contains the following:
- the LOC100285258 gene encoding cyclin-like F-box, protein MLAPLLAAFAVVFLLLLSRPCARDMRLFLASLCQQLVLSLLGFLAGLRLLSGVAAASAATETMPLMPSFKRKRAAATVENAEEAAATAGGGETSVLDLPELAIDCILEKLRPAELRSMAAVCRSMRERCRGDHLWERHMTNRWGRVLGRAARDEWRTHLASASESRAAGGGGKRRKWLAALSCVCPVVSWMRPRADGGKSSAPVLDDSIMSWYLSVESGKFWFPAQVYNREHGHVGFMMSCYDAALSYDFHTDTFRARYPPHGRRTVVLEDGVQWDRVRAPPVDTLAHDLHTSDCLHELRPGDHIEIQWRRNKEFPYGWWYGVVGHLESCDGSEHFCRCHLSDTVVLEFNQYTPGSRWRQALVKRKEHREEGNEGDGFYGGIRKLRGKDDISKWRQLWPTDVLE, encoded by the exons ATGCTTGCCCCCCTGCTCGCCGCCTTCGCTGTCGTCTTCCTGCTCCTCCTGTCCAGGCCATGCGCCCGTGACATGAGACTGTTCCTCGCCTCCCTGTGCCAGCAGCTCGTGCTGTCCCTGCTCGGGTTCCTGGCAGGCCTCCGCCTGCTCAGCGGCGTCGCGGCCGCCTCCGCGGCCACAGAGACCATGCCGCTCATGCCCTCCTTCAAGAGGAAGCGGGCCGCGGCCACGGTGGAGAATGCGGAGGAGGCGGCCGCCACGGCCGGCGGCGGCGAGACGTCGGTGCTCGACCTGCCGGAGCTGGCCATCGATTGCATTCTGGAGAAGCTGCGGCCGGCGGAGCTGCGGAGCATGGCCGCCGTCTGCCGCTCCATGCGCGAgcgctgccgcggcgaccacctcTGGGAGCGGCACATGACAAACAGGTGGGGCCGTGTCCTGGGCCGCGCCGCCAGGGACGAATGGAGGACGCACCTGGCTTCCGCCAGCGAGTCCCGCGCCGCGGGTGGCGGCGGCAAGCGCCGGAAGTGGCTCGCCGCGCTGTCCTGCGTTTGCCCGGTGGTGTCCTGGATGCGGCCCAGGGCCGACGGTGGCAAGTCGTCCGCCCCCGTTTTGGACGATTCCATCATGTCGTGGTACCTGTCCGTGGAGAGCGGCAAGTTCTGGTTCCCGGCTCAGGTCTACAACCGCGAG CACGGGCATGTTGGGTTCATGATGTCATGCTATGATGCAGCGCTCAGTTACGATTTCCATACCGACACATTCCGTGCAAG GTACCCACCACACGGTCGACGAACCGTGGTGTTGGAGGATGGCGTGCAATGGGACAGGGTGAGGGCACCGCCTGTTGACACCCTTGCGCATGACCTGCACACCTCTGACTGCCTGCATGAGCTCCGGCCCGGCGACCACATCGAGATTCAGTGGAGAAGGAACAAAGAATTCCCATACG GCTGGTGGTATGGAGTTGTTGGGCACTTGGAGTCATGTGATGGAAGCGAACACTTTTGTCGGTGCCATCTTAGTG ATACCGTGGTGCTGGAGTTTAATCAGTACACGCCGGGCTCAAGGTGGAGGCAAGCGTTGGTGAAGCGGAAGGAGCATAGGGAGGAGGGCAACGAGGGCGACGGGTTCTACGGCGGCATAAGGAAGCTCCGCGGCAAGGATGACATCTCCAAGTGGAGGCAGCTGTGGCCAACAGACGTCCTGGAGTAA